From Borrelia sp. RT5S, the proteins below share one genomic window:
- a CDS encoding PTS sugar transporter subunit IIB, protein MNENAIKTSEHIVECFGGIINIKEIDKDVTRIKILVDSNSLIKRENLTEDRNIIGTIKSNEFTEVVMSFEIIEDVYNNILYMMNNNIN, encoded by the coding sequence ATGAATGAAAATGCAATAAAAACATCAGAACATATCGTAGAGTGCTTCGGAGGGATTATAAACATCAAAGAAATAGACAAAGATGTTACCAGAATAAAAATATTAGTTGACAGCAACTCCTTAATTAAGAGAGAAAATTTAACAGAAGATAGGAATATAATAGGAACAATTAAATCAAATGAATTTACAGAGGTCGTAATGAGTTTTGAAATAATTGAAGATGTCTACAACAATATTTTGTACATGATGAATAATAACATAAATTAA
- a CDS encoding NAD(P)H-dependent glycerol-3-phosphate dehydrogenase — MKIAIIGAGAWGTAVAKVLADKGSDSVLLWSFEESVRDDINSKHENVKYLKGIKLPDNLIATSDLNDTVAGADYVFIATPSLYTLGIFKSLRNIITDRKPNLAILTKGLITIDGRPCPIVEVAEDILIEYKDKIAYISGPSHAEEVGLGIITGLVAAGKSIDHVSAFMNLFNGTSISMFYSDDVLGVQIAAALKNVFAIAFGILDEYKDRRPNLIGNNTESFLFSVALNDMKNIAFKVGDCNKDTFLFIAGSGDLDVTCRSIFGRNRRFGREIVSKGILNGFVGIDDLIGDIHKIGYLPEGVTASKEVFLLLEHDLASQGLAGVVYRVLNKEISPEAVIEYIRNLNIKKGPN; from the coding sequence ATGAAAATAGCTATAATTGGGGCAGGGGCTTGGGGAACGGCTGTTGCTAAGGTGTTAGCAGATAAGGGGTCGGACAGTGTTTTATTGTGGTCTTTTGAAGAATCTGTTAGGGACGATATTAATAGTAAACATGAAAACGTTAAATATCTGAAGGGGATTAAATTACCGGATAATTTGATTGCAACTTCTGATTTAAACGATACTGTGGCTGGAGCTGACTATGTTTTTATTGCAACTCCTTCTCTTTATACCTTGGGGATCTTTAAGAGTTTAAGGAATATTATTACGGACAGGAAACCTAATTTGGCAATACTTACCAAGGGGCTAATAACTATTGATGGGAGGCCTTGTCCTATTGTAGAGGTAGCAGAGGATATTTTGATTGAATATAAGGATAAGATTGCTTATATTTCAGGGCCAAGCCATGCTGAGGAAGTTGGGCTTGGCATAATTACGGGTCTTGTGGCTGCTGGCAAGAGTATTGATCATGTATCTGCATTCATGAATTTATTCAATGGCACCTCTATTTCTATGTTCTATAGTGATGATGTTTTGGGTGTTCAAATAGCAGCAGCTCTGAAAAATGTATTTGCAATTGCATTTGGCATCTTGGATGAGTATAAAGATAGGAGACCAAATTTAATAGGAAATAACACAGAGTCTTTTTTATTTTCGGTTGCTTTAAATGATATGAAAAACATTGCATTCAAGGTTGGTGATTGCAATAAGGACACATTTTTGTTCATAGCAGGCTCTGGGGATTTAGATGTTACTTGCCGAAGCATTTTTGGAAGAAATAGACGATTTGGGCGTGAAATTGTAAGCAAAGGTATTTTAAACGGTTTTGTGGGCATAGATGATTTAATAGGTGATATACATAAGATTGGGTATCTTCCAGAGGGAGTAACTGCTTCTAAGGAAGTGTTTTTGCTTTTGGAGCATGATTTGGCTTCTCAAGGGCTAGCAGGTGTTGTTTATAGGGTGCTAAATAAGGAAATAAGCCCTGAGGCCGTTATTGAGTATATAAGAAATTTAAATATTAAAAAAGGACCCAATTAG
- a CDS encoding ATP-dependent Clp protease ATP-binding subunit: protein MYNRRALNNLFFRSFLFFMERKHGVFTEEHIFHSLISDDKIKELLELCTLDFYSLGKILEEFFSKLPSRESNISDYVFKIDDLYQEVIATIFYYKKTYKIQEKDLLWVLIRKRQNTILDALLKSGFNLAIFDNMIEVYEYLGPDLNLGVVDNKGTGPTLIDNKEIDKNGGFNIFDEGCFKLEDSNDPSGESSSVEDFLVNVIDSLDPNLEQNPLIGRTKELNKVIQVMLRRHKSNPILFGEPGVGKTILIQGLAYMIKVGEVPRELVGYEVYSLGIGNLISGTKYRGDLEDRVNKVLDFLYLKKKVILFIDEIHMIVGAGATSFSSIDVSNLLKPILTLGKVKFIGATTEYEYRKFFLRDRALVRRFHSVELKEPGIEDTYLMLKGAKGQYEKHHNVEYTDGAIRAFISMSCKYIKDRFLPDKAFDLLDELGAQFKFENNKKIITEDDVKDFVQSMVGSSIFNLDEHDGSLLAELEHKIRENVVIEESVLSDLILNIKLLKVKFLFENNNLGIFVFISSSDLDKDKLSCILSEELKLSKFSLGMSEYGDFDSINRLIGPIYASNSYDEPTKFFKFLSRASSSIIFLSDFDKAHKRVIDFFLKGFNTGKFYDSFGRSFSLSNSIIVIDVNVESREFNSIGFKNETTSGRNLLEKRFSSQFLDLVDHIFFFRPADEIGFEKVIKGEINNLIRILREKGIEIFFEENIFAYLKGKTYGSGFETRSVRKIVIKEIGSLIINEMVLKKIKKNDRIRVYLQGKVRYELI, encoded by the coding sequence ATGTATAACAGGAGAGCTTTAAATAATTTATTCTTTAGGTCATTTCTGTTTTTTATGGAGCGCAAGCACGGTGTCTTTACAGAAGAGCATATTTTTCATAGTTTAATTAGTGATGATAAGATTAAAGAGCTTCTTGAGTTGTGCACTCTTGATTTTTACAGTCTTGGCAAAATATTAGAAGAATTTTTCAGTAAACTTCCCTCCAGAGAATCCAATATTTCAGATTATGTTTTCAAGATAGATGACTTATATCAGGAAGTAATTGCTACTATTTTTTACTATAAAAAAACTTATAAGATACAAGAAAAAGATTTATTATGGGTATTAATTAGGAAAAGACAAAATACAATTTTAGATGCTCTGCTAAAGTCGGGTTTTAATTTAGCTATCTTTGACAACATGATTGAAGTTTATGAATACTTGGGACCAGATTTGAATTTGGGGGTAGTTGATAACAAGGGGACAGGGCCTACTCTCATTGATAATAAAGAGATAGATAAAAATGGAGGTTTTAATATTTTTGATGAGGGGTGTTTTAAGTTGGAAGACAGTAACGATCCATCAGGTGAGAGTAGTTCTGTTGAAGATTTTTTAGTAAATGTCATTGATAGTTTAGATCCAAATTTAGAGCAAAATCCTTTAATAGGTCGAACAAAAGAATTGAACAAGGTGATTCAAGTAATGTTGCGCAGGCATAAAAGTAACCCGATTTTGTTTGGAGAGCCTGGTGTTGGGAAGACAATATTAATTCAAGGACTTGCCTATATGATAAAAGTAGGTGAGGTGCCTCGGGAATTGGTTGGGTATGAGGTATATTCTCTTGGTATTGGCAACCTTATATCTGGTACTAAATACAGAGGAGATCTTGAAGATAGGGTAAATAAAGTTTTAGATTTTTTGTATTTAAAAAAGAAGGTAATTCTCTTCATAGATGAAATTCATATGATAGTTGGAGCTGGTGCTACATCTTTTAGTAGCATAGATGTCTCAAATTTGTTAAAACCCATTTTGACTTTGGGGAAAGTTAAGTTTATAGGCGCTACTACGGAATATGAATATAGGAAGTTCTTCTTAAGAGATAGGGCGTTAGTAAGGAGGTTTCATAGCGTAGAACTTAAGGAGCCGGGAATTGAAGATACTTACCTTATGTTGAAAGGAGCTAAGGGGCAGTATGAAAAACATCATAATGTAGAGTACACAGATGGGGCAATAAGAGCTTTCATTTCTATGTCTTGTAAATATATTAAAGACAGATTTCTTCCTGACAAGGCTTTTGACTTGTTAGATGAACTTGGAGCTCAATTTAAATTTGAGAATAACAAAAAAATAATAACTGAAGATGATGTTAAAGATTTTGTTCAATCTATGGTTGGTTCAAGTATTTTTAACTTGGATGAACATGATGGTAGTTTGCTTGCTGAGCTGGAACACAAAATAAGAGAGAATGTGGTAATTGAAGAGAGTGTTTTATCTGATTTGATATTAAATATAAAGCTTTTAAAGGTTAAATTCCTCTTTGAAAATAACAACCTTGGGATTTTTGTTTTTATAAGTTCTTCGGATCTTGATAAGGACAAACTTTCGTGTATTTTATCAGAAGAACTTAAACTTTCCAAGTTTAGTTTAGGGATGAGTGAGTACGGTGATTTTGATTCTATTAATAGATTAATAGGCCCCATATATGCTTCTAATTCTTACGATGAACCCACTAAGTTTTTTAAATTCTTGAGTAGAGCTTCAAGTTCAATTATTTTTCTCTCAGATTTTGATAAAGCTCATAAAAGGGTCATAGATTTTTTTTTAAAAGGATTTAATACAGGTAAATTTTATGACAGTTTTGGTAGAAGTTTTAGTTTGTCGAATAGCATAATAGTAATAGATGTTAATGTGGAGAGTAGGGAGTTTAACAGTATTGGATTTAAGAATGAGACAACAAGTGGGAGAAACTTGCTGGAGAAGAGGTTTTCTTCTCAGTTTTTGGATTTGGTTGATCATATTTTTTTCTTCAGACCCGCAGATGAGATTGGCTTTGAAAAGGTTATTAAGGGAGAGATTAATAACCTTATTAGGATATTAAGGGAGAAAGGGATCGAGATTTTTTTTGAAGAAAATATTTTCGCCTATCTTAAGGGTAAGACATATGGGAGTGGCTTTGAAACCAGGAGTGTAAGGAAGATTGTAATCAAGGAAATAGGAAGCTTGATAATTAATGAAATGGTTTTAAAAAAAATAAAGAAAAATGATAGAATTAGGGTCTACTTGCAGGGTAAGGTGAGATATGAATTAATTTGA
- the tyrS gene encoding tyrosine--tRNA ligase, with amino-acid sequence MNLALEILKRRGFLKQCTNLEALSDLMDRDRVIFYVGFDATFSSLHIGHLIPLMAMMHLEKQGHVPIALVGGGTTRIGDPSGKSEMRRILSEESIEGNVVAIKEQLSRIAGFSNSCVFDNSEWLGNLNYIEFLRDIGVHFSVNRMLGFETYRRRLDAGLSFIEFNYQLLQSYDFYMLNKIKNCNLQMGGDDQWGNIVSGVDLVRRKSGGEVFGLTCPLITRSDGKKMGKSEKGAVYLDLKLYSVYDFYQYFRNIPDLDVKRFLYLFTFLEEDEIENVSRLEGNLLNKAKETLAFEITKIVHGEEASLRAAEAAAAAFKGVGDRGSIPFFELGLANLGDGILLIDLMILSRVAPSKSEGRRLINAGGVYVDKVRIGEQDYCLTKDNFTNGELELRVGKKKVLRIIL; translated from the coding sequence ATGAATCTTGCCTTGGAGATTTTAAAGAGACGAGGATTCTTAAAACAGTGTACAAATTTAGAGGCTTTAAGTGATTTGATGGATAGGGATAGGGTAATTTTTTACGTAGGATTTGATGCTACCTTTAGCTCTCTTCATATTGGACATTTGATCCCCCTTATGGCAATGATGCATCTTGAAAAGCAAGGACATGTTCCGATTGCTCTGGTTGGAGGCGGTACTACTAGGATAGGCGATCCTTCCGGTAAGAGTGAGATGAGAAGGATTTTATCAGAGGAGAGTATAGAAGGAAACGTTGTTGCAATAAAGGAACAGTTGTCACGAATAGCAGGGTTTAGCAATAGCTGTGTTTTTGACAACTCGGAATGGCTTGGTAACCTTAATTACATTGAATTTTTAAGAGATATCGGAGTTCATTTTTCTGTTAATCGAATGTTGGGGTTTGAAACTTATAGAAGAAGACTGGATGCTGGGCTTTCGTTTATCGAGTTTAATTATCAGCTTTTGCAATCTTATGATTTTTACATGCTTAATAAGATTAAAAATTGCAACCTCCAGATGGGGGGCGATGACCAGTGGGGTAATATTGTTTCTGGGGTTGATTTAGTAAGAAGGAAATCGGGAGGAGAAGTTTTTGGTCTTACGTGTCCTCTTATTACACGAAGTGATGGGAAAAAGATGGGAAAATCAGAAAAGGGGGCTGTTTATCTTGATTTAAAGCTTTACAGTGTTTATGATTTTTATCAATATTTTAGGAATATCCCAGACTTAGATGTTAAGAGATTTTTGTATTTATTCACTTTTTTGGAAGAGGATGAGATTGAAAATGTTTCAAGGCTAGAAGGAAATTTATTAAACAAAGCAAAAGAAACGTTGGCTTTTGAAATAACAAAGATTGTGCATGGAGAGGAGGCTTCTTTAAGAGCAGCAGAGGCAGCAGCAGCAGCTTTTAAAGGCGTTGGAGACAGAGGCAGCATTCCTTTTTTTGAGTTGGGACTAGCCAATTTGGGAGATGGAATTTTATTGATTGACTTAATGATTCTTTCAAGGGTTGCACCTAGTAAATCTGAGGGGAGAAGATTAATTAATGCGGGTGGGGTTTATGTAGATAAAGTAAGGATAGGAGAACAAGATTATTGTCTTACTAAGGATAATTTTACTAATGGTGAACTTGAGCTTAGGGTTGGCAAGAAAAAAGTTTTAAGAATTATTTTATAG
- a CDS encoding glycine--tRNA ligase, with product MTRMEDVIALAKRKGFVFQSSEVYGGLSGAWDYGPLGIELKNNIQKEWWKNMVYLHENVVGLDTAIFMRPEVWVASGHVDSFSDSLVDCRSCKNRFRADLVDLSGNCPSCSKESSFTEPKNFNLMFKTNIGATKEGSNEIYLRPETAQGIFVNFRNVLDSTRLKIPFGIAQVGKAFRNEIITKNFIFRTCEFEQMEMQFFVHPEQMDDWYYYWKQNRMNFFVEILGIKSSSLRFKEHEAGELAHYAKAAVDIEYEFPFGFKEIEGIHNRGNYDLAQHARFCEKPKLFEYHDLITGERYIPYVIETSLGLTRSILMTLCDAYVDEALEGGDKRTVLRLHPKLAPYKVAILPLVKKDGLDDLARRVFMELSDDFYMFYDDSGTIGKRYRRQDEIGTPYCVTIDYDTMEDRTVTLRERDRMTQVRISLNELYSYIRTEILNYRGSSK from the coding sequence ATGACAAGAATGGAAGATGTTATCGCACTTGCTAAGAGAAAGGGTTTTGTATTTCAGTCTTCAGAAGTTTATGGAGGACTTTCGGGAGCATGGGATTATGGCCCTTTGGGTATTGAGCTTAAAAATAATATACAGAAGGAATGGTGGAAGAATATGGTTTACTTACATGAGAATGTGGTGGGCCTAGACACTGCTATTTTTATGCGGCCTGAAGTTTGGGTTGCCTCGGGGCATGTTGACAGTTTTTCAGATTCATTAGTAGATTGCAGGAGTTGCAAAAACAGATTTAGGGCTGATCTTGTTGATTTGTCTGGGAATTGTCCTAGTTGTAGCAAGGAGAGTTCCTTTACAGAACCTAAAAATTTTAATTTAATGTTTAAAACTAATATTGGAGCTACAAAAGAGGGCTCTAATGAAATTTATCTAAGACCAGAGACGGCTCAGGGTATTTTTGTTAATTTTAGAAATGTATTGGACTCTACAAGGCTTAAGATTCCTTTCGGTATAGCTCAAGTCGGTAAAGCGTTTAGGAATGAAATAATAACAAAAAATTTTATATTCAGAACTTGTGAGTTTGAGCAAATGGAAATGCAGTTTTTTGTACATCCTGAGCAAATGGATGATTGGTACTATTATTGGAAGCAAAATAGGATGAATTTTTTTGTGGAAATTCTTGGAATAAAATCGAGTAGTCTTAGGTTTAAAGAACATGAAGCAGGCGAACTTGCACATTATGCTAAAGCAGCTGTTGATATTGAGTACGAATTTCCGTTTGGTTTTAAGGAGATTGAAGGAATTCATAATAGGGGCAATTATGATTTAGCACAGCATGCTAGGTTTTGTGAGAAGCCTAAATTATTTGAGTATCACGACTTAATAACTGGGGAGAGATATATCCCTTATGTTATTGAGACGTCTCTTGGACTTACAAGGAGTATTTTAATGACTCTTTGCGATGCTTATGTGGATGAGGCGCTTGAGGGCGGTGATAAGCGAACAGTTTTAAGACTGCACCCTAAACTTGCCCCTTATAAGGTTGCCATACTTCCTCTTGTGAAAAAAGATGGGCTTGATGATCTTGCTAGGAGAGTATTTATGGAACTTAGTGATGATTTTTATATGTTTTATGACGACAGTGGCACAATTGGCAAGAGATACAGGCGTCAAGATGAGATTGGGACGCCTTATTGTGTAACAATAGACTACGATACTATGGAGGATAGGACGGTTACTTTAAGAGAGAGGGATCGTATGACTCAGGTAAGGATTTCTCTTAACGAGCTATATTCATATATCAGGACTGAAATACTAAATTATAGGGGGAGTTCCAAATAG
- the gltX gene encoding glutamate--tRNA ligase, with amino-acid sequence MNVRVRYAPSPTGLQHIGGIRTALFNYFFAKSCGGKFFLRIEDTDQTRYFKEAEDDLYRSLEWLGIDFDEGPTCGGPYEPYVQSRRTAIYDGYARRLVESGDAYYCYCTPDRLERIRKIQTVNKMATGYDRHCRNLSESEIQDVLSLEIKPVVRFKVPLDGETSFNDILLDKVTWLNKDINPDPVILKSDGLPTYHLANVVDDHLMKVSHVLRAQEWVSSGPLHVLLYNAFGWTPPIYCHLPMVMGSDGQKLSKRHGATALRQFIEDGYLPEAIINYVTLLGWSYDDKKEFFTSDELQKLFCLSKINKSPAIFDYNKLDFFNSHYIREKEDEELARLLLPLLQKVAYIREDVEPRDEEILLLLIPLIKTRIRKLSEAVNMLKFFYEDIKTWNLDEFLGKKKTAGDIYLILDKIKPILEGFQTRSSDENEKVFNNFAKDNNLKVGEVLLPIRIAALGSKVSPPLFDSLKLLGKDKVFDRINLAQEFLKRHE; translated from the coding sequence TTGAACGTAAGGGTTAGATATGCACCTTCTCCAACGGGTTTGCAACATATTGGAGGGATTAGAACAGCTTTGTTTAATTATTTCTTTGCCAAGTCTTGTGGTGGGAAATTTTTTCTCAGAATTGAGGATACCGATCAGACGAGATATTTTAAAGAAGCCGAGGATGATCTTTATCGAAGTTTAGAGTGGCTTGGTATTGATTTTGATGAGGGACCCACTTGTGGTGGGCCTTACGAGCCTTATGTTCAGTCGAGGAGAACGGCAATATATGATGGGTATGCTAGGAGATTGGTTGAATCGGGGGATGCTTATTACTGTTATTGCACACCGGATAGGCTAGAAAGGATTAGGAAGATTCAGACTGTTAACAAGATGGCAACAGGGTATGATAGACATTGTAGAAATTTGAGTGAGAGTGAGATTCAAGATGTTTTAAGTTTAGAAATAAAACCTGTTGTTAGATTTAAAGTTCCTCTTGATGGGGAAACTAGTTTTAATGATATTTTACTTGACAAAGTAACATGGTTGAATAAGGATATTAACCCTGATCCTGTTATTCTTAAGTCTGATGGACTTCCAACCTATCATCTTGCAAACGTTGTTGATGATCATTTGATGAAAGTGTCGCATGTCTTAAGGGCTCAGGAGTGGGTATCTTCAGGTCCTTTGCATGTTCTTCTTTATAATGCTTTTGGATGGACTCCTCCCATTTATTGTCATCTTCCGATGGTAATGGGTAGTGATGGACAAAAATTGAGTAAGAGGCATGGAGCTACGGCTTTAAGACAATTTATTGAGGATGGATATCTTCCAGAGGCCATTATTAATTATGTTACCCTACTTGGATGGTCTTATGATGATAAGAAAGAATTCTTTACAAGTGATGAACTTCAAAAGCTGTTCTGTCTTAGTAAGATAAATAAATCTCCTGCTATTTTTGATTATAATAAACTAGACTTTTTTAATAGCCATTATATTAGAGAGAAAGAAGATGAGGAATTGGCTAGGCTTTTACTTCCTTTATTGCAAAAAGTAGCTTATATCAGGGAAGATGTTGAGCCTAGAGATGAGGAAATATTATTACTTTTAATACCTCTTATAAAGACAAGAATTAGAAAGCTTAGTGAAGCTGTAAATATGCTTAAATTTTTTTACGAAGATATTAAAACATGGAACTTAGATGAGTTTTTAGGCAAGAAGAAGACAGCGGGCGACATTTATTTGATTTTAGACAAGATTAAGCCAATATTGGAAGGATTTCAAACAAGGTCATCGGATGAGAACGAAAAAGTGTTTAATAATTTTGCCAAGGATAATAACCTGAAGGTAGGTGAAGTTCTTCTTCCGATTAGAATTGCAGCGCTTGGTAGTAAGGTATCACCTCCCCTTTTTGATTCTTTAAAACTACTTGGGAAAGACAAAGTTTTTGATAGAATAAACCTAGCGCAAGAATTTTTGAAAAGACATGAGTAA
- a CDS encoding HD-GYP domain-containing protein, which produces MGSLDGLAKDIKSFSYVIDKDFLVWPENSLVKPKNVELVERWGLKEELHTKNNFFDESLMNKVSILVHAECDRESISNYHMLVSNLEEVYETCKKNKKIYYQDILPTAKKVIEFYKKNQKTFMKYIKIPNFLSDYHIVHSVNTAILTVALGNEMNLNNHKTVELCTVALLHKIGFLFIPSKISEKQEKLSDEEFEMIQKYPILSCKIISATDFSHSICSTLLCHKENLDGSGYPKKLKSENISIESNIIGAASAYSAIILDKTYKKSLNSGASLIEIIQDADKKFDKRVLKLIIKVLSQCPLDFIVELQDKSIAKIIKVNEENLNYPYIQYIIKDDKVVPPNESQDYIKSIPKTATGIKKILGQSEIEFLLKKYSLKEI; this is translated from the coding sequence ATGGGTAGCCTTGATGGGTTGGCGAAAGACATAAAGTCTTTTTCTTATGTAATAGACAAAGACTTTTTGGTGTGGCCTGAGAATTCTCTTGTAAAGCCTAAGAATGTTGAACTGGTTGAGAGATGGGGATTGAAGGAAGAACTTCACACGAAAAACAACTTCTTTGATGAGTCACTAATGAATAAAGTGAGCATTTTGGTGCATGCGGAGTGTGATAGGGAATCTATTTCAAACTATCACATGTTAGTAAGCAATTTGGAAGAAGTATATGAGACTTGTAAAAAGAACAAGAAGATTTATTATCAAGACATCCTACCAACTGCTAAAAAGGTAATAGAATTTTATAAAAAAAATCAAAAAACGTTCATGAAATACATAAAAATACCTAACTTCTTGTCCGATTACCATATTGTACATTCAGTAAACACTGCCATACTAACAGTCGCGCTTGGAAATGAGATGAATTTAAATAATCACAAGACAGTTGAATTATGCACGGTGGCTCTTCTTCACAAGATAGGCTTTCTATTTATCCCCTCAAAGATAAGCGAAAAGCAAGAAAAATTAAGTGATGAAGAATTTGAGATGATTCAAAAATATCCCATACTTAGTTGCAAAATTATATCCGCAACTGATTTTTCACATTCTATATGTTCAACGTTACTGTGTCATAAGGAAAATTTAGATGGCTCAGGTTACCCTAAAAAACTTAAAAGTGAGAATATTAGCATTGAGTCAAACATAATTGGAGCTGCTAGTGCTTATAGTGCAATTATTTTAGATAAAACGTATAAGAAATCCTTAAACTCTGGTGCATCTCTTATAGAGATAATACAGGACGCCGATAAAAAATTTGACAAAAGGGTTTTAAAACTAATCATTAAGGTGCTCTCTCAATGCCCGCTGGATTTTATTGTGGAACTCCAAGATAAATCGATTGCGAAGATAATAAAAGTCAATGAAGAGAACCTTAATTATCCATACATACAGTACATAATCAAAGACGACAAAGTTGTGCCTCCCAATGAAAGCCAAGATTACATCAAGTCAATACCCAAAACGGCAACAGGAATTAAAAAAATACTCGGACAAAGCGAGATAGAATTTCTTTTAAAAAAATACTCTTTAAAAGAAATATAA
- a CDS encoding 5'-methylthioadenosine/adenosylhomocysteine nucleosidase: MVLIISAMDEEAEEVNTIIEDRQEFTLDDYLGKKKIYKGKISGHEVISLTTGIGKVNAAAWVSYVISKYKISHIINSGTAGGIREDSNLKIKDIIVSSEIAFHDFDLTKFGHKVGQVPGLPQKFKADDGLLKKSVKVIEDKIKDVSAHIGLILTGDQFIGNKNQLDAIKNNFPDALAVEMEGAAIAQVAHTFGIPFIITRSISDLPNTKDNHIDFDKFLKIASINAARMVKELVGLIEKDQHDK; encoded by the coding sequence ATGGTTTTAATCATATCTGCAATGGATGAAGAAGCAGAAGAAGTAAATACGATAATTGAGGATAGACAGGAATTTACATTGGACGACTATCTGGGGAAGAAAAAAATTTATAAGGGAAAGATTTCGGGACATGAGGTAATCTCTTTAACCACTGGTATTGGTAAGGTGAATGCTGCCGCTTGGGTTAGTTATGTTATATCAAAATACAAAATCAGTCACATAATCAACTCAGGAACCGCTGGTGGGATAAGAGAGGACTCTAATCTGAAGATTAAAGACATAATAGTATCGTCGGAGATAGCATTTCATGATTTTGATTTGACTAAGTTTGGGCATAAAGTAGGACAAGTGCCTGGCTTGCCTCAAAAATTCAAAGCGGACGACGGACTGCTTAAAAAATCAGTTAAGGTTATAGAGGATAAAATCAAGGATGTTAGTGCTCACATTGGTTTAATACTTACAGGAGACCAATTTATTGGAAACAAAAATCAGCTAGATGCGATTAAGAACAACTTTCCAGATGCTTTAGCTGTAGAAATGGAAGGAGCTGCTATCGCACAAGTTGCACATACATTTGGTATACCCTTCATCATTACTCGTTCTATATCTGACTTACCAAACACCAAAGATAATCACATAGATTTCGATAAATTTCTAAAAATCGCATCTATAAATGCGGCTAGAATGGTCAAGGAACTTGTTGGACTCATAGAAAAGGATCAACATGATAAATAA
- the metK gene encoding methionine adenosyltransferase, with the protein MINKISTSEAVSEGHPDKIADQISDAILDEMLKKDKMAKVACETLISQNLVVIAGEINSTARKDVDIKEVARHIIKNIGYTNIEYGLDYRSVTIVDAIGYQSIDISNAVDRKDIEATGAGDQGIIFGYACNETENFLPIAYELSNLILQKASKLRKTGVIKWLRPDAKSQVTIEYNSDKHPTRISNIVVSHQHDPDISQDVIRQTLIKEIIEPTLQSKSMFDPNIKYYINPSGNFVIGGPTGDTGLTGRKIIADSYGGFARHGGGAYSGKDATKVDRSAAYMARYIAKNMVAAGISREFEIQLAYAIGIANPVSIKITAGINDDTYENRILNFIINNFDLTPDGIIKKLRLREPIYSKTSTYGHFGKNELEWERLDFVDKIKEEFQI; encoded by the coding sequence ATGATAAATAAGATATCAACTTCTGAGGCTGTATCTGAAGGGCATCCTGACAAGATTGCAGACCAGATCTCTGATGCAATCCTTGATGAGATGCTAAAAAAAGACAAAATGGCCAAAGTTGCATGTGAGACACTAATTTCACAAAATTTAGTTGTCATAGCAGGAGAAATAAACAGCACAGCAAGGAAAGACGTAGACATAAAAGAAGTTGCTAGACACATAATAAAAAATATTGGATATACAAACATAGAATATGGCCTTGACTATAGATCTGTTACAATAGTCGACGCTATTGGATATCAATCGATAGATATTTCAAATGCAGTTGACAGGAAAGACATAGAGGCCACTGGGGCGGGGGATCAGGGAATAATATTTGGTTATGCTTGCAATGAAACTGAAAATTTCTTACCGATAGCATACGAACTATCTAACTTAATTTTACAAAAAGCTAGCAAGCTTAGGAAAACAGGGGTAATTAAGTGGCTGCGCCCTGATGCTAAGTCACAAGTCACCATTGAATACAATTCCGATAAACATCCTACTCGAATAAGTAACATTGTTGTTTCTCATCAACACGACCCCGATATTTCTCAAGACGTCATACGCCAGACACTAATTAAAGAGATTATAGAACCCACGCTTCAAAGTAAATCAATGTTTGATCCTAACATTAAATACTACATTAATCCTTCAGGAAATTTCGTCATTGGCGGGCCAACTGGAGATACGGGTCTTACGGGAAGAAAGATTATCGCTGACAGCTACGGTGGCTTTGCAAGGCATGGAGGGGGGGCTTATAGTGGGAAAGATGCAACTAAAGTTGACCGTTCGGCTGCTTACATGGCAAGATATATTGCTAAGAACATGGTAGCGGCAGGTATTTCTAGGGAATTTGAAATACAACTTGCTTATGCTATTGGAATTGCTAACCCAGTGTCTATTAAAATAACTGCAGGAATAAATGATGACACATATGAAAATAGGATATTAAACTTTATCATAAATAATTTTGATCTAACTCCAGATGGTATAATTAAGAAGTTAAGATTAAGAGAGCCCATCTACTCTAAAACATCCACATACGGGCACTTCGGGAAAAATGAACTAGAATGGGAAAGACTAGACTTTGTAGATAAAATCAAGGAGGAATTTCAAATATGA